agaagaaaggaaaggaaaggaaaggaaggaaggaaggaagaaagggaatAATAGATGGAATTATCGTTCGATTCTTCCTGGATTTTAGATATTGGATTTTCTGAAAGTTTTCAACAATTCTGCGGTAttcgttataaattaaattattcttcttttatcgataaagtaaaaaaaaataattcgaatctaTCGTTTTCgtgaataaattatgataattgcCGAGCTTCCTCGAAAAGATTCAAAGGATTGAAACGTcgtagtaatattttaatttcaatcgattctCTAACTTAAACGTTGCCTCCTTGAATTATGAATGATTTTCAACAAGAGTTTCGAGTTGTGATGTTATGTGTACTCTCCAATTTCCGAAAGTTATTTAATCactaaagaattttcttcctgGCCACgtacattttcaaatattaatcaaattatcccCCTtgctactttttaaaaaagggggaggaaaattaaaatcctcCTTTTAAAATCCCCTCCCATTTTATTACTTCAtcgaaaattctaattctaacgGAATTAAGGATCGAGAAAAGAGGCACGTTTTCGGCaacattcttaaaaaaaaattacccccatcccctctccctttcctcgCCGTTCCTCCCATCGAGTCACGAACACCcaatttccccctcccccctccgtcTCCcctcaaaagaaaaaagaaagagaaaaaagaaaaagagaagagaagagaagagaagagaagagaagaaagaatcaaCCAGTCGATGTCGAATCGAAACGTTTGCGTGGGAGAGTCGAAGTCGTCGTAATGCATTCGGCGTCATTATACCGCCATTACACGGTTCAATTTGCAACAAGtgtaaaaacaaaatgaaaattatcatggaataaggagggggggaaggagagggcacccggtgtgtgtgtgtgccgTCCCGCTATTGGTCGCCGTTAGGGGTGCCTCAACACTTCGTGGGTGGTTGGGAGCGGCTATATAAAGCGTTTCACGGATCATGGTACATCGCAGTTGCTTTCACATCGTGTCGCCTCATCCCGCGCCAACCCCGACAAAGGGACGTATTTCCCTTTCTCGAGAACGTGCCCGAAAACATCAGTATTTTCAACAAATCAAATCCTACGCTGTCCAGTACTTTTTCCTCCTccgcccctcccccctctccaacCCTCCAACCCTTCCTCGTTCTCCACTCTCGGTCGGCGAAGTCGAGCACTCGCTCGTCAAACTTCCTCCCCTCTTCGAACTTCCCTCGTTTCGAaccaaagaatatatatatatacaatacatatttcttttttctttcttttttttttctcgcgtcGATCGTTACACGGAACGATGAGGgaatagttataaaaaaagataaataaataatctcttcGTTTCTGGAATATTTCGTGAAACAGAAAGATCGAGACTGTGAGACTCGAAGGAGGTAAAAAATTGAgtcgaagagaagagaagagaaggaggaggaggaggagggacgaAGGAAATATTGGAAGGATATTGTATTGTTTTTGCAGGCAGGAGGATGAATTGGCGGGGTAGGAAGATGCAACTGGTACCGTGTTTCGGTGGCGTGGAGATCGTGCTGTGTTTGTGGATCACGAGTGCTGTTTTAACGCTGGTCGCGTCCCAGCAAAAGTTCTACATCCAGGGCCGGTATGGAAAACGGCAAGAGCCGCGTACAGGTgagcgaaaattaattatatatatatatatatattggaaaggATAGAAATCCATCCGTATGTTAGTTTTACCGTTCGTTTTTTCGTTCTCTATCAATGGATAGTTATCGAGCTGGTTAATTCGATTCGTCTGATTAATTAACGGAACGTCCCACCTACTCCGATATTtcgtttgataattataaaccGTTGATCAACTCGTATCCTGTTTCCCATCGCGGTTCACCCGTGATTCGTTAAAAGAGCGAAAGCTTTAATTTTCCAACCTATTTTCATAGCTTTACGTTCCACGCGTTCGATTCTCCGACGAGAAACCTGGTTGTTCCGAGCAGCACGATTGCCTTCATTTATCCGTTTCCGATTTCCAGCCACCCGATCTTTCcgcgtttcgaaaatttgaaattttactcCAATATGGATTATaggtttttttctctccctctttctccatCCTCTTTCCCCGTCCATGGTGCGCGATAATTGATCGCAATcgagttctttttctttttttttttttttcgatttcaattaCAGAAACCTCTCGTTTCGATCCTCCTCCACGGAcaattcgttcgttcgttttatCGCAACGATAAGTCAGGAAGGAAATATCGTttgtgttaataataattgttatttttccaagaataccCTTTCGATACCTCGACGGTAATTAGCCATAGATCTTGGACGGCAAaaggaaattgtaaaattatataaaaaattttacggcAAATTAAACCCGAAAGGAAGAGTTTTTTAAACGCGGATCCAATTTAACTATCGAATGCTCGGACTCGGCACATTTTTTTGTTCCCAATCGTCGAGTATGGTTTTAATGTAACTTGTTTCAATTTCTcagataaatatatgtaaatgaagCTTGcgttatttagaaaaaaatatcgaaatatctcGACGAACTTGTTTaatcaaaatctaaaataatcttatcatGTACAGATGTAGAATAGATGGAACGATCTCTAttctatttaatcaatatattaaattcatcattttcttcttttcttttttttctttcttttagtcAAGCTTTTACTTTTACTACTTTGTATCTTGTTTGACTCGTCCCACTTGTCCATTGTAACAAGAAAATTAGACTTTTAAATATGCAAGGACACATTTTTGTGTCCAGGGAATGATACATGATTTAACGTGACACAATCGTGACgagttcaaaaatataatattctacgaaaagattggaaagatcgaaatttaatcaaaatctttcttcgatcttttttttttttaatccaaaaataatgaagaaactGATCAAATCCCTCGAAGATTCATTCGCGATTACAAATATAACGTGTTAATTGCAGATTCGTTCTACGTGTCGGGGGGGAGGTACGGACGCAGCGAGGACGCAGGAGTGGACGCGGCGAGCAAATCGCGATTGGCAAAGTTGGTGGAGGTGGAGGTGCCGAGGATAGACCGATTCGTTTGGGGTGGCCGATACGGGAAACGATCGCCCCCCGACTATCATCGGCCAGCCTCGTCCGTCAATCGTTTCAGCGCTGTCCTCCACTTGATGGATCAGGTCGACCTTGATCGAGAGAACGAGCACAGTAATCGAAACGAGCTCGATTTTCTCCCTTAAGATCAACCGTACGGTGAGGATCATCCGTCtggattcattttctttcgaagaaaaaatccCATTTTTGAACTGTtgttgtttttcctttttctcgttcGTTCGAATAAAGGAAGATGGTTTCGAAgacttatcaattattaatattataagatcgATACGGGATGTACGGATGTCCCAAGCGTTGAAATCACCCGAGAGGGATGTGCTCGTTAGCGCGtcgaatgaattttgaagcgtggatgaaataataattctgaagcgtgggggaaaaaaaaaaaaagtgtttaaCTTTGTTTATTAACGAGTATCGCACTTTTGTCGTTGAAGTTTGTTTTTCCCGATCCGATTGCGACGAGGAGGAAgcttttttctcgattcgtggaacaaatttttagtttttactCGTGTGTCGtttgaaattcataattttttttttaaacgcgtttgagcgtttaataaaaaaagaaagaaagaatgaaaaaaaaaaggaaaaacacgaaaatttacaaatttcaacAACAAGCTCAAGCTTCTAATTTCACCAGTGATGTTGTTAGAGCGAGTagtttaattttgcaaaatcgaGGATggcatttattttgttaaatccCCTTTGTCAAAGTTGCAAAGCACCACCCAAAGCAGTTTCAAATGAAAAGAGATCTCGTTACAAAAGCGggataattcctttttttttcttcttcttcttcttcccctcctTCATCCCCATGGGACAACCATTAGTTTCAGTtcctcttttctatttttttgcaGACACCTTGGGAGGACTCTGTTGGCTCTTTTTCGTGCgagacgaaagaaaaagaaagagagggggggaaaaaagggaagagggaagaaagaagatgcACGAGGAACGAGCgggtttcaatttttttaaacaagtcCTCCGCCATTGTTTTTATCCGACTTAAACAGAGTGTAAAGTATCGCGAAAATCGGTCAAACGagcaaagaaacaaaatataaaagctTCAGTTTACGCATCGTAGAACACCCAGTTGttctttctattctttctcTCATTCGCAATCCACCAAATTCCCCTCCCTTTTCCCCTCGATTCTTCGCGTTACTTAATTTTATCCCGATTTTTACTTACTTTACcaaaagattggaaaatacTTAAAATCGAAACACGAATTCTTCTCCAACTCGatcgtaaatttttcttaatatttttccaccctTCAATTAAgacatctatctatctcttgGGTGGAAAAGTCTAAAATCCCTCGTCTTTCGTccaattattctttcaaaagtTTGTCAGGAGGATACGTTATTAGGTCACTCCTTCGGGAAATTTccctttttccctctccttaTCAACGCCCCCACACGAGCCCTTTCCCCTCCGTCTTTTATTCAATCCTTTATTCCTTACTCAAAACGGATTCgtttcaaaaagatttttccCGTTCCTTCCTTTTAATCCCCCTTCTCTTTGCACCATCTATTAATATCGAGTTTCAATCGTTTCCCCATTTTCGTTCTCCTCTTTAAACGCCCAGTTTTTTTCCCcacttacctttttttttgtttttttgccCGCATCGAAACAAGCGCAACAAGTTCTCGAGTCGAGAGAGGCGAGTCtagattcgattattttatttgttttgtttttttttctcttttcccctccctccccctttttattttccaacacTCCGCTTCCTTTCCccttcccctttctttctttctttgtttttttattttccaaacgaTCGGCGAGAGTAGGCGGTCGAAATATCGGCCACGTGACGATAACAGTACCGTTTTATTTCTCGGTCAAGTGTTTCCACCGATTTGGTATTGATCAATACGCGATAATTAAACTGGTTGGATAGGAAAATGGGGAAACACGATCGTTTATGGCCCTCTCCAACGACACTGCTCGTTCGTTATTTACCGCgtgaagatttttcttctcttctcttcttttttttttctttccttttttgtattttacccTGTGTACTCTCCAACAAACGTCGAATACATTAAGGATTAAATCCtctaagagagaaagagcttTTAGCCGCCGTTAGACGGGATTTACCAAATGGATATATCCCGACGTATCCTGTTTCCAATCCAATCCGCCTTTTATTTTCctagatttcatttttaaatccaaTATTCCCTTCGAGAATCCTTCTTAACGGCACCCGTGAGACGCCGCATTGAGACGCTTCTGGCCGGCCAACaggaataatttgatatatacctatatatattgtatatcgaCGAGCTCGAGCATCGAATACCGATGCGCCAATTAGAAATATCGACGCGTTCCATTCACTTTCGCCCCGATGAAAATGAAGAGGACCCCGCCGATTCGAAAGCAACGAAAGTAAGATTCTCTTTTTCTGTTCGGAGGAGATGCATGCTCGATGGATGCTCGTTCATCAGGGTGATCGAACCGAACCGAATCGCCTTTCGATCgaatctcgatcgaatttatcTTCGCGTCTGTCTGTCGAGACAATGCCTCCTCGATATCGATTAGAAAGTAGATAATAttcatgtgtgtgtgtgtgtgtatatatatgatacgCTCGAGTGTTAACGACTCCATGCATACGTGTTCGCTATCGTAAAATCGTAACGAAATCGGTGATGATCGGCCtctcgattaataattcttgtaCGAATAAgttgaatacaaaattaattacgatCGAAATGGATTTATTTGTTCTCTCGATCAATCTTATTATTCACGTTAAATCGATCTAACTTTCACCACTTTGCGTTTCCAAGtttgttatcaattttttttttttaccgcgAGGCATTTATTAACGCATTAGTTTCTCTTCTCgagtatcttctttttcttgcaAATCTCTCCATTgcgtaatttcaaaattctccgattcttcgaatttctcgatcctcttcctctcgtctttcctttcgttccttagaaacgaaacgaaacatctcgaagatttttttttccaagattcgAGAATCGGCGACGactgaagagagagagagacagagagagagattagaaGAGATATTAAGAGGACAGTTGGGTTGGCAGATTAAACGGCAAGGTCTTTAAACGATCGCTTAATCCTATTTGAGACCTACTTTTGAGCCGACCCGAAGGAGAAAGTAAGAGGAGCAGTGTAAGAGAGGAGGTGACGGTCGCGTGCTTGAGAAAGTAAAGTCTCGTTTACACGTAAGAGGCAAGTGTTGTGCGAGTtgtgttttttcttcttcttttttttttcttcttttttttttacggagACGGTACACACACATTACGCCGGAATAGAATCGCGATTAccacattttaattttcttgaaatttgtaGGTCGAGCCAGCttcttttctcccctccttctttctctctctctctctttttcctttctttttttaatttcaacctCGAAAGCGGATTACACGTCGAGATAATATTCAACACGACGGAACACCTCGTGCGTAATTGTTTCGGCACGCGGATGTCATcgagtttccttttttctttttctctcttctcgttaatttttcgtataaaattatttcgcacagaattttaatttaagatttgttTTATTCTACATAGGATTTTGATTCGAGTGAATGTGAATTTATGCGTAtcctgtaaaataataatatgaagaaCGAATAAAGAAGAGACGAAACAATTTTCGTGTGTGTACGTTCATTACGTTTTCCCTCCTTGAGCTCAACGTTGAACAACGTTGCGTACAACCTGAAAAAAAGAGCGCAACTTTTCcgttactctctctctctctctccatcatTAAACCACGTAAACAAACGTAAGTTTCGATCGACGAAGCTTTTTAGAcgcatcgatcgattaaatttctacTCGCGTTGAAATgcaaatcgaatataaaatatattactgcAACGACATATTAGTGACATCATTCCGTTGTTTCCGTGATGTCACCTCAAAACGTGACCGATCACTTTCCCCTTCGAATTTTCAACCTTTgacttctctctctttaaagttatttaagaattatttcttacttGGAAAAGAACGATAGGATCGATTCGATTAGAGAAACAGTTAGGCTCGTTACAAGATCCATTTGTTTTGAACGAGACGTTCCTCTTTAGAATCTAAAATTTGCCAGCGTTCGTGGATCAAGCGTGTACAAATGATCGCCATTTAGCGGCGCGCCTTTTCAATTGAACGAGTTTTCACAAATGGGCGATTTATCATCACGCGATAGCATTACGACTACCGAATTGCAATTACATCGAGATTGTCCTTCCTGCGATGATTCTGTCAATGTTTCGTTATATGCTCctacatatttatatgtacaaatCATTTTATGCAAACGAGCTTATAGTTATCCATTTAGTGTTGGAAAATTCAgatcaattttaatcgttcTATTCGAGATATTCGTCACGATTTGGAAAAGtgataatcgatatattttcttttttctcgcaaGAGATTTATAAAACGTTTGCCCGTGGGATGGAAACATTAGACTTTCCAGTTCACGGAGAAAGTTATGCATTAACGGGTCCGTAGCCGGCGCACCGCACACTCGTCCAGATAGATGAATAAACGCGCAACGATGATCCGAGCGCGTTGCTTCTTCTGCCAGGGGCTTCGAcctagtttcttttttttattgaacgcGTGTTGCGTTCGATCAAACCGATctcttgttaaaatatttcattacaattCCAAGATAATCTAAGAGCGTAAAATCGAGGCGAGATTCTTGTTGAAATCCGGGGAAAAATCGCGCCTTCGTTGGGAAGCTTCCAAGGCTTTGAGAAGCCTCTTTCAATTGGagggaattttgaaaaagaaatttgattattcttctttttttctaagcaaagaatattaaataaaggaaACTTGATCTCGACACCTCTTTCTGTTgtcgttaaattattaaaacgatcGAATTCTCAGCAACAAACCTAATTCTATAGCTGATCATCCCTATTTTCATTAGTTTGATGATGTAATGTATAAAATCTAACAACTAGAAGAaggtattatatattctagttCGAAGttttgaacaaaaaataaacgataataaactttatagatcttattatttcttcgatgGATAAGATATGAGGAGAGATATCGCGATGTGGTGTAACtattgtttcgaattttatcta
This region of Apis mellifera strain DH4 linkage group LG14, Amel_HAv3.1, whole genome shotgun sequence genomic DNA includes:
- the LOC100577155 gene encoding uncharacterized protein LOC100577155; translation: MNWRGRKMQLVPCFGGVEIVLCLWITSAVLTLVASQQKFYIQGRYGKRQEPRTDSFYVSGGRYGRSEDAGVDAASKSRLAKLVEVEVPRIDRFVWGGRYGKRSPPDYHRPASSVNRFSAVLHLMDQVDLDRENEHSNRNELDFLP